DNA sequence from the Brachybacterium avium genome:
GAGTTCTCTACTTGAGTGTGTACAGCTCAAGTCTTGCCGCCGACCTCCTGGCCGGCAGTGCACGAACCCGTTGCGGCGCAACCGCCGCAGAAAGGCAGGCCCCCATGTCCCGTGTCGTCGGAATCGACCTCGGTACCACCAACTCCGCCGTCGCCGTCCTCGAGGGTGGCCAGCCCACCGTCATCGCGAACGCCGAGGGCTCCCGCACCACCCCGTCGGTCGTGGCCTTCTCCAAGCAGGGCGAGGTGCTGACCGGTGAGGTCGCCAAGCGCCAGGCCGTCACCAACGTCGACCGCACCATCGCCTCCGTCAAGCGCCACATGGGCACCGACTGGAGCACGGAGATCGACGACAAGAAGTACACCGCGCAGGAGATCTCCGCGCGCATCCTGGGCAAGCTCAAGAAGGACGCCGAGTCCTACCTGGGCGAAGCCGTGACCGATGCGGTCGTGACGGTCCCCGCGTACTTCTCGGACTCCGAGCGCCAGGCCACCAAGGACGCCGGCACCATCGCGGGCCTGAACGTCCTGCGCATCATCAACGAGCCCACCGCCGCGGCGCTCGCCTACGGCCTCGAGAAGGGCAAGGACGACGAGCAGATCCTGGTCTTCGACCTCGGCGGCGGCACCTTCGACGTCTCCCTGCTCGAGGTGGGCAAGGACGACGAGGGCTCCACCATCCAGGTCCAGGCCACCGCCGGCGACAACCGCCTCGGCGGCGACGACTGGGACCAGAAGGTCGTGGACTGGCTGGTCTCGCAGGTCAAGAACAAGGACGGGGTGGACCTGTCCAAGGACAAGATCGCCCTGCAGCGCCTGAAGGAAGCTGCTGAGCAGGCCAAGAAGGAGCTGTCCGCCTCGACCTCCACCTCGATCTCGCTGCAGTACCTGTCGATGACCGAGAACGGTCCGCTGCACCTGGACGAGAAGCTCACCCGGGCCCAGTTCGAGGACATGACCTCTGACCTGCTCGAGCGCACCAAGGCCCCGTTCCACCAGGTCATCAAGGATGCGGGCATCTCCGTCTCCGACATCGACCACGTGGTCCTCGTCGGCGGTTCCACCCGCATGCCGTCGGTCACCGAGGTCGTGAAGTCCCTCACCGGTGGCAAGGAGCCCAACAAGTCCGTGAACCCGGACGAGGTCGTCGCCGTCGGCGCTGCCCTTCAGGCCGCGGTCATCAAGGGTGAGCGCAAGGACGTCCTGCTCATGGACGTCACCCCGCTCTCCCTCGGCATCGAGACCAAGGGCGGCGTGATGACCAAGCTCATCGAGCGGAACGCCGCCATCCCCACCAAGACCTCCGAGGTGTTCTCCACCGCCGAGGACAACCAGCCCTCCGTGGCGATCCAGGTGTTCCAG
Encoded proteins:
- the dnaK gene encoding molecular chaperone DnaK, giving the protein MSRVVGIDLGTTNSAVAVLEGGQPTVIANAEGSRTTPSVVAFSKQGEVLTGEVAKRQAVTNVDRTIASVKRHMGTDWSTEIDDKKYTAQEISARILGKLKKDAESYLGEAVTDAVVTVPAYFSDSERQATKDAGTIAGLNVLRIINEPTAAALAYGLEKGKDDEQILVFDLGGGTFDVSLLEVGKDDEGSTIQVQATAGDNRLGGDDWDQKVVDWLVSQVKNKDGVDLSKDKIALQRLKEAAEQAKKELSASTSTSISLQYLSMTENGPLHLDEKLTRAQFEDMTSDLLERTKAPFHQVIKDAGISVSDIDHVVLVGGSTRMPSVTEVVKSLTGGKEPNKSVNPDEVVAVGAALQAAVIKGERKDVLLMDVTPLSLGIETKGGVMTKLIERNAAIPTKTSEVFSTAEDNQPSVAIQVFQGERQFTRDNKMLGTFELTGIAPAPRGMPQVEVTFDIDSNGIVHVTAKDRGTGNEQSIQITGGSALSDEDIDRMVKDAEAHAAEDEERRKNADARNTVEQLVYQGEKLLKDNAEKIEDGDKTKAEDAIKEAKEELAKEDASTEDLEAKRDSLNEALQAVGTAIYSQAEGAEGAEGAEGGAEQPADASDDDDVVDAEIVDEDEEQK